Proteins co-encoded in one Periophthalmus magnuspinnatus isolate fPerMag1 chromosome 20, fPerMag1.2.pri, whole genome shotgun sequence genomic window:
- the LOC117388438 gene encoding chymotrypsin-like elastase family member 1 isoform X1, which yields MIWLVAFIVCVGFVSAETPSHYRVHNDRVTGGHDAKPDVWKWQVSLQLDSSSDGSFYHICGGSIVNSFHIMTAAHCILRSNPQQYRAVVGEYNLDHYEGSEQLHRVEKIVVHPHWNGDLGLGNDIAILRLADPIYDNGHVAIANLPSPGATLPNNFECVITGWGLIDFSGSVPAILQEAPIPVVEHSVCSQPDWWGSLAKETMVCAGGDGIISGCQGDSGGPLNCFTDEAWRVYGVVSYGPAGMCNQLRKPTVFTRVASFMDWMYSVMYN from the exons ATGATTTGGCTTGTGGCTTTCATAGTCTGCGTTG ggttTGTCAGTGCAGAGACTCCCTCTCACTATAGAGTGCACAATGACAGGGTGACAGGGGGCCATGATGCTAAACCAGACGTCTGGAAGTGGCAG GTATCGCTGCAGCTAGATTCTTCCAGTGATGGTTCATTCTATCACATCTGTGGTGGAAGCATTGTGAACTCTTTCCACATTATGACAGCAGCCCACTGTATCCTCAG GTCGAATCCTCagcagtacagagcagtggtggGTGAGTATAACTTGGACCACTATGAGGGCAGTGAGCAGCTTCACCGTGTGGAGAAGATTGTTGTGCACCCTCATTGGAATGGAGACCTTGGCCTTGG AAACGATATCGCCATTTTGAGACTGGCTGATCCCATATATGATAATGGTCATGTTGCGATTGCCAATCTGCCTTCTCCAGGAGCAACACTGCCTAATAACTTTGAGTGTGTTATCACTGGTTGGGGTCTTATAGACT TTTCAGGCAGCGTTCCTGCCATCCTGCAGGAGGCACCCATTCCTGTGGTGGAGCACTCTGTGTGCTCTCAGCCTGACTGGTGGGGCAGTTTGGCTAAGGAGACCATGGTCTGTGCTGGTGGAGATGGGATCATTTCAGGATGCCAG GGCGACTCTGGGGGTCCGCTGAACTGTTTCACTGACGAAGCCTGGAGGGTCTATGGTGTGGTCAGCTATGGTCCTGCTGGCATGTGCAACCAGCTGCGCAAGCCCACCGTCTTTACCAGAGTGGCATCTTTTATGGACTGGATGTATTCG gTGATGTATAATTAA
- the LOC117388424 gene encoding chymotrypsin-like elastase family member 1, with protein MIWLVAFIVCVGFVSAETPSHYRVHNDRVIGGHDAKPDVWKWQVSLQLDSYNDGSFYHICGGTIVDSFYIMTAAHCILSSDPQQYRAVVGEYNLDHYEGSEQLHRVEKIVVHPHWNGDLGLGNDIAILRLADPIYDNGHVAIANLPSPGATLPNNFECVITGWGLIDFSGSVPAILQEAPIPVVEHSVCSQPDWWGSLAKETMVCAGGDGIISGCQGDSGGPLNCFTDEAWRVYGVVSYGPAGMCNQLRKPTVFTRVASFMDWMYSVMYN; from the exons ATGATTTGGCTTGTGGCTTTCATAGTCTGCGTTG ggttTGTCAGTGCAGAGACTCCCTCTCACTATAGAGTGCACAATGACAGGGTGATAGGGGGCCATGATGCTAAACCAGACGTCTGGAAGTGGCAG GTATCGCTGCAGCTAGATTCTTACAATGACGGTTCATTCTATCACATCTGTGGTGGCACCATTGTGGACTCTTTCTACATTATGACTGCAGCCCACTGTATCCTCAG CTCAGATCCTCagcagtacagagcagtggtggGTGAGTATAACTTGGACCACTATGAGGGCAGTGAGCAGCTTCACCGTGTGGAGAAGATTGTTGTGCACCCTCATTGGAACGGAGACCTTGGCCTTGG AAACGATATCGCCATTTTGAGACTGGCTGATCCCATATATGATAATGGTCATGTTGCGATTGCCAATCTGCCTTCTCCAGGAGCAACACTGCCGAATAACTTTGAGTGTGTTATCACTGGTTGGGGTCTTATAGACT TTTCAGGCAGCGTTCCTGCCATCCTGCAGGAGGCACCCATTCCTGTGGTGGAGCACTCTGTGTGCTCTCAGCCTGACTGGTGGGGCAGTTTGGCTAAGGAGACCATGGTCTGTGCTGGTGGAGATGGGATCATTTCAGGATGCCAG GGCGACTCTGGGGGTCCGCTGAACTGTTTCACTGACGAAGCCTGGAGGGTCTATGGTGTGGTCAGCTATGGTCCTGCTGGCATGTGCAACCAGCTGCGCAAGCCCACCGTCTTTACCAGAGTGGCATCTTTTATGGACTGGATGTATTCG gTGATGTATAATTAA
- the LOC117388438 gene encoding chymotrypsin-like elastase family member 1 isoform X2, which translates to MIWLVAFIVCVGFVSAETPSHYRVHNDRVTGGHDAKPDVWKWQVSLQLDSSSDGSFYHICGGSIVNSFHIMTAAHCILRSNPQQYRAVVGEYNLDHYEGSEQLHRVEKIVVHPHWNGDLGLGNDIAILRLADPIYDNGHVAIANLPSPGATLPNNFECVITGWGLIDFSGSVPAILQEAPIPVVEHSVCSQPDWWGSLAKETMVCAGGDGIISGCQGDSGGPLNCFTDEAWRVYGVVSYGPAGMCNQLRKPTVFTRVASFMDWMYSVMHN; encoded by the exons ATGATTTGGCTTGTGGCTTTCATAGTCTGCGTTG ggttTGTCAGTGCAGAGACTCCCTCTCACTATAGAGTGCACAATGACAGGGTGACAGGGGGCCATGATGCTAAACCAGACGTCTGGAAGTGGCAG GTATCGCTGCAGCTAGATTCTTCCAGTGATGGTTCATTCTATCACATCTGTGGTGGAAGCATTGTGAACTCTTTCCACATTATGACAGCAGCCCACTGTATCCTCAG GTCGAATCCTCagcagtacagagcagtggtggGTGAGTATAACTTGGACCACTATGAGGGCAGTGAGCAGCTTCACCGTGTGGAGAAGATTGTTGTGCACCCTCATTGGAATGGAGACCTTGGCCTTGG AAACGATATCGCCATTTTGAGACTGGCTGATCCCATATATGATAATGGTCATGTTGCGATTGCCAATCTGCCTTCTCCAGGAGCAACACTGCCTAATAACTTTGAGTGTGTTATCACTGGTTGGGGTCTTATAGACT TTTCAGGCAGCGTTCCTGCCATCCTGCAGGAGGCACCCATTCCTGTGGTGGAGCACTCTGTGTGCTCTCAGCCTGACTGGTGGGGCAGTTTGGCTAAGGAGACCATGGTCTGTGCTGGTGGAGATGGGATCATTTCAGGATGCCAG GGCGACTCTGGGGGTCCGCTGAACTGTTTCACTGACGAAGCCTGGAGGGTCTATGGTGTGGTCAGCTATGGTCCTGCTGGCATGTGCAACCAGCTGCGCAAGCCCACCGTCTTTACCAGAGTGGCATCTTTTATGGACTGGATGTATTCG